The nucleotide sequence GCCCCGTCCTCGGCGCCGAAGGCGCCGCCTCGCCCGCTGGGCTCGGGGTCCCACGCGGGCCGGAAGCCCTCGAACCTGAACTTTTTCGTCGCCGTTAGGCCGGTAGGCGCAGGGCCAGGATGGTCTGGTCGTCCTCGCGGAAGGTGCTGCCGGTGAACTTCTCGATGTCCCCCAGCACGCCGTCGCGGAGGCCGGCCGGGCCTTCCGGGGCGTGACGTCGGAGGCTGGCCTCGAGGCGGGCGAAGCCGAACTGCTCGTCGCTGCCCTCGCGTCGTGCCTCGACTACCCCGTCGCTGAAGAAGAAGAGCACATCGCCAGCCTGCAAACGGGCGGTGCGAACGTTGACCGCGAGGGGGTTGCGCACCCCCAGTGGATAGGCCACCGATTCGAGGGTGTCGACCTTGCCTTCGCGGTCGATGCGGTACGGGAAGAGGTGGCCGGCGCTGCCGTAGTAGAGCTCGAGGCGCTCCGGATCGAGCAGGGCGTAGCAGAGGGTGGTCAGCAGACGTTTGCGCGCCGTCTGATAGACCATCCGGTTCATGGTGCGGAAGACGGACTCGACCTCGGGATCGAAGGTCACCTGCACCGACAGGGCGGAGCGCGCCATCGACATCACCAGCCCGCTCGAGACGCCGTGGCCGGCGACATCTCCCACCGCCAGGGCGAGGCGTCCGTCTTCGAGCGCCAGAACATCGTAGAAATCACCCCCGACTTCCGTCGCCGGCAGATAGGCATGCGCCAGCTCGACACCGTTGAGCTGCGGCGGCAGCTCCGGCAGAATCGACCCCTGGATGCGCCGCGCCGTCTCCAGCTCCACTCGCTGGCGCTCGCGCTCGGCGATGCGGCGCACGTGGGGAGGAACGTCCTCGTAGCGGTAGACGAACTCGCGTCGGCTGAACAGGTGGCGAGCGCTCAACAGAAAAGGCAGAGCCACCAGCCCCAGAGCCAATGAAGCCTGCAGTTGCTGGAAGGTATCGGCCGAGAACAGGAACGGCAGCGCGCCCCGCGCCACCGTGAAGGTGATCTTGGCGAGGAGCGAAGTGAAAATTCCGTAGCGCAGGAAGAGGAACACGAAGGCTCCGGCCGCCGACAGCCACAGCACCAGACTCCAGCGCAGGGGATAGAGCACCAGCGGCGGGAAGAAGATCACCGCTCCGATGACCACCGCCAGCGGCACCGCCACCCAGAGGCCGAAGCGAGTCGCCAAGGAAGACAACAGCAGCAGGCGACCAAAGAGCTCCGTGTAGGCGCTGTAGGCGATGGCGAAGGCGAGGAGCGAGAAAGCGAACCAACGGTTGCTCTCCCACCAGGGCCCGATCAGGAAGTCGACCGAGGCCGCTCCCGGCAGCAGGCGGCTGAGGATCAGCAGCCCGGCAAAGATCAGCAACCCCGCCGACAATCCGCGGAGCGAGGCTCGCGCCACCGTCGCATTGGCCCAATCGCCCTTGAACAGGGCGTCGAGGGCGGCGAGCTTGCTGCCCCAGCGCTCACGACAGAGGGACTCTCCGACGGACCACGAGAAGAAGCAGGTCAGGGCGAGGGGAAAGGCGAACAGCATGATCAGCTGGACCGCCAGCACGCCGGTGACCTGGCCGCGGGTGAGGACGCCGAAGTTCCAACCGCCGGAAGCATCGGTGGCGCCGATGAGCACCGAAGCGGCGGCGCTCAAGCCGACGACGGTGAAGATCTGCACCCCTCGCCGGACCCCGATCTCGCCGGCATGGTAGCGGCGGATGAAGAAGAAACCGAGCACCGGCAGCAGCGGCAAGGCGATGAACATCCAGAGCTGGCTCAGCAGGGTGGTCGCCTGGGCCGTCGCCTGGTAGGCCTCGGAGCGGGCGTCATCGAAGAACAGGCTGAAGCCGGCGAGGCGCTCGCCGGCGAACCGCACCTCGACACCGTAGGGACTGTCGTCGCCCAGCAAAGCGGCACGATCGCGGTACCGGAAGGTGAGATCGGTGCGATTCTCGAGCTGCCGGCTGCGCACCTCCGGCTCGTCGAAGGCATCGACGTCGATGCCCTGCTGGGCCAGGAAACGATCGGCACGGGAGCGGGCGGCCTCGGCGGTGGTGTCGGCCCCGGCTTCATCGGCAGGCACTCGCAGGCGCAGCTCGGTGACCTCGCCGGCAGCGCTCACCCGCGCCCGATAGGTCCACTCGGAAACCGTCTTGCCGCGTTCCCACACCATCACCGTCCAGCCGATCAGGTCGCGCCCCAAGCGGCTGCGCGTGAGCTCATCGGCCGACCGCTCGTCGAGCAACTCGGCGAGGCGCAGCTCGCGCAACGGCTCGTTGTCCATCACGGTGGTGACGTAGGGATCGTCCGGCAGCTCGCCGAGGGCGCGTAGCCGATCGAGGGCGATGTCTTCGGCCTCGTTGACGGAGACCGACCAATCCTGGGGGAACAGTGGGAAGAGACGCGGGAAGAGCCACGCCAAGCTGAGGATCGCCAAGATCCCGAGCAACAACCAAAGGACGACACTCTGACGACGACTCATCGCTGGCCTCTCCCGTGAGGAGGCGCCCACGCCCGCCCCCCTCTAACCGTCTTCGCCGGGCTCGATCGACGATCCTGTGACCGCCTCTCGCCGCGCCACCGCGGCAACTGTCCCGGCTCCCTGCCCCTCAGGCCAAGGTTACGCCAAGATGTACGGAAATGTTCCATGACCGTCGGTGAAGCGCCCGTCCGGCGCCGCCAACCTCTTG is from Acidobacteriota bacterium and encodes:
- a CDS encoding PP2C family protein-serine/threonine phosphatase — translated: MSRRQSVVLWLLLGILAILSLAWLFPRLFPLFPQDWSVSVNEAEDIALDRLRALGELPDDPYVTTVMDNEPLRELRLAELLDERSADELTRSRLGRDLIGWTVMVWERGKTVSEWTYRARVSAAGEVTELRLRVPADEAGADTTAEAARSRADRFLAQQGIDVDAFDEPEVRSRQLENRTDLTFRYRDRAALLGDDSPYGVEVRFAGERLAGFSLFFDDARSEAYQATAQATTLLSQLWMFIALPLLPVLGFFFIRRYHAGEIGVRRGVQIFTVVGLSAAASVLIGATDASGGWNFGVLTRGQVTGVLAVQLIMLFAFPLALTCFFSWSVGESLCRERWGSKLAALDALFKGDWANATVARASLRGLSAGLLIFAGLLILSRLLPGAASVDFLIGPWWESNRWFAFSLLAFAIAYSAYTELFGRLLLLSSLATRFGLWVAVPLAVVIGAVIFFPPLVLYPLRWSLVLWLSAAGAFVFLFLRYGIFTSLLAKITFTVARGALPFLFSADTFQQLQASLALGLVALPFLLSARHLFSRREFVYRYEDVPPHVRRIAERERQRVELETARRIQGSILPELPPQLNGVELAHAYLPATEVGGDFYDVLALEDGRLALAVGDVAGHGVSSGLVMSMARSALSVQVTFDPEVESVFRTMNRMVYQTARKRLLTTLCYALLDPERLELYYGSAGHLFPYRIDREGKVDTLESVAYPLGVRNPLAVNVRTARLQAGDVLFFFSDGVVEARREGSDEQFGFARLEASLRRHAPEGPAGLRDGVLGDIEKFTGSTFREDDQTILALRLPA